A part of Bacillus spongiae genomic DNA contains:
- the mutY gene encoding A/G-specific adenine glycosylase, translated as MRQNDELQLDKFDTKTFQKELLGWFEAEQRDLPWRKDQDPYKVWVSEIMLQQTRVDTVIPYFHRFIEKFPTIKDLAEAEEDSVLKAWEGLGYYSRARNLQTAVKEVHEKYDGVVPNTLNEISKLKGVGPYTAGAILSIAYDVPEPAVDGNVMRVMSRILTIWDDIAKPSSRKVFEKAIRALISHENPSYFNQAVMELGALICTPTSPSCLLCPVREHCQAFAEGVQTELPVKTKKKSTKKVKLGAVILKDKEGNVLLHKRPSEGLLANLWEFPNCEISSLRYGKKQVEAYIKEEYNIDATIENGILTKIDHVFSHLTWNVEVYIGEVHHFAQQEDLRAISAQQLEEEYALPVSHQKMWKYYNEGKQS; from the coding sequence ATGCGGCAAAATGACGAACTACAACTAGATAAGTTCGATACTAAAACATTTCAGAAAGAATTACTTGGTTGGTTTGAAGCAGAACAACGAGATTTACCTTGGAGAAAAGACCAAGACCCTTACAAAGTATGGGTTTCAGAAATTATGCTTCAGCAAACAAGAGTAGATACTGTAATCCCTTATTTTCATCGATTTATTGAAAAATTTCCAACGATAAAAGACCTTGCTGAAGCGGAGGAAGATAGTGTATTAAAAGCATGGGAAGGCCTTGGATATTATTCACGAGCACGTAACCTGCAGACAGCTGTGAAGGAAGTGCATGAAAAATATGACGGGGTAGTGCCTAATACTCTAAATGAGATTTCAAAGCTAAAAGGTGTAGGACCTTATACAGCAGGTGCCATTTTAAGTATTGCATACGATGTGCCAGAGCCAGCTGTTGATGGGAATGTAATGAGAGTCATGTCAAGAATTTTGACCATATGGGATGATATCGCAAAGCCTTCTTCACGAAAAGTATTTGAAAAGGCGATAAGAGCGTTAATTTCTCATGAAAATCCTTCTTACTTTAACCAGGCAGTTATGGAATTAGGAGCACTAATTTGTACACCAACCTCACCTTCTTGTTTGCTTTGTCCAGTCCGAGAGCATTGCCAAGCCTTTGCGGAAGGAGTACAAACAGAGCTACCCGTTAAAACAAAGAAGAAAAGTACTAAAAAAGTGAAGCTTGGGGCTGTGATTTTAAAGGATAAGGAGGGAAACGTGCTTCTTCATAAGCGTCCAAGTGAAGGGTTGTTAGCAAATCTTTGGGAATTTCCTAATTGTGAAATAAGCTCTTTAAGGTATGGGAAAAAACAAGTCGAAGCTTATATAAAAGAAGAATATAATATTGATGCTACGATTGAAAATGGAATATTGACGAAAATTGATCATGTCTTTTCACATTTAACGTGGAATGTGGAAGTATACATAGGGGAAGTTCATCATTTTGCCCAGCAAGAAGATTTACGGGCTATTTCTGCACAGCAATTGGAAGAAGAATATGCACTCCCTGTATCACATCAAAAAATGTGGAAGTATTATAATGAAGGAAAACAGTCATAA
- a CDS encoding metal-dependent hydrolase: MDTGTHVVMGFAIAGISTLDPVVAENTATSQAVFIAALVGSQAPDIDTVLKLSNNATYLRNHRGITHSIPAVLLWPIAIVSVLYPFFPTANLFHLWIWTFIAVFLHVFVDIFNAYGTQAIRPISSKWVALGVINTFDLYIFGFHVIGLVLWGIGFDPGWTFITIYGIIVIYYILRFIAQYFVKIAVRKTVPKAERIIISPTIHFFQWRVAIITKDRYFVARAYRRSVTILDEYKRIPLPENDIIQAAKKDKNISAFLSFSPVFRWEIEYDDEKYEVRLIDLRYRSNGHYPFVAVVHLDQNLDILNSYTGWIFSEDKLQKKLTIE, from the coding sequence ATGGATACTGGTACACATGTAGTAATGGGCTTTGCAATTGCGGGAATTTCTACATTAGATCCTGTTGTAGCAGAAAACACGGCAACTTCTCAAGCCGTATTTATCGCTGCGTTAGTTGGTTCGCAGGCTCCCGACATTGATACAGTGTTAAAATTAAGCAATAATGCAACATATTTACGAAATCATCGAGGCATCACCCATAGTATACCAGCTGTGTTATTGTGGCCTATCGCTATAGTCTCCGTTCTGTACCCTTTTTTTCCTACGGCAAATTTATTTCACTTATGGATTTGGACATTTATTGCCGTATTCCTTCATGTATTTGTCGACATTTTTAATGCATATGGTACACAAGCAATTCGTCCAATCTCATCGAAATGGGTCGCATTAGGAGTAATAAACACATTTGATCTTTATATCTTCGGATTTCATGTTATTGGTTTAGTACTGTGGGGAATTGGCTTTGATCCAGGCTGGACCTTTATTACCATATATGGAATCATCGTCATCTATTATATTCTTCGCTTTATTGCTCAATATTTTGTCAAAATTGCTGTGAGAAAAACGGTTCCAAAGGCTGAGAGAATTATTATATCGCCTACTATCCATTTTTTTCAATGGCGGGTAGCTATTATAACAAAGGATCGCTATTTTGTTGCTAGAGCCTATCGTCGCTCTGTCACTATTTTAGATGAATACAAAAGAATTCCACTTCCTGAAAATGACATTATACAGGCTGCGAAAAAGGACAAAAACATTTCAGCTTTCCTTTCATTCTCTCCAGTCTTCCGTTGGGAAATTGAGTACGATGATGAAAAATATGAAGTACGTTTAATTGACTTACGCTATCGTAGTAACGGGCATTATCCCTTTGTCGCAGTGGTTCATTTAGATCAGAATTTAGACATTTTGAACTCTTATACCGGCTGGATTTTTAGCGAAGATAAGCTTCAAAAGAAGCTAACAATAGAGTAA
- a CDS encoding YfhJ family protein, producing the protein MNEIFQRLTDALLHKNPKLSASRARTWVELLWEDFETTYAKAGREYKGTDMAEKVVLQMIQSYGDKLHVIAGKNPKYSQMLSDEDNGVH; encoded by the coding sequence ATGAATGAGATTTTTCAACGATTGACCGATGCATTACTACACAAAAACCCTAAATTATCAGCGTCCCGAGCAAGAACATGGGTGGAACTTTTATGGGAGGATTTTGAAACAACCTATGCCAAAGCTGGAAGGGAATATAAGGGAACGGATATGGCTGAAAAGGTTGTGCTTCAAATGATTCAATCTTATGGAGATAAACTTCACGTTATTGCTGGGAAAAATCCTAAATATAGTCAAATGTTATCGGATGAAGATAATGGCGTCCATTGA
- a CDS encoding small, acid-soluble spore protein K produces MRNKGTGFPNQSKNKFNGEPRAKAEYASKRADGTTNTHPQERMRASGNRDSDSSEQ; encoded by the coding sequence ATGCGAAATAAAGGAACTGGATTCCCAAATCAGAGTAAGAACAAGTTTAATGGTGAGCCAAGAGCTAAAGCAGAGTACGCTTCTAAAAGAGCAGATGGTACGACAAATACTCACCCTCAAGAACGCATGCGGGCTTCCGGTAACCGTGACAGTGATTCATCAGAACAATAA
- a CDS encoding YpzG family protein, giving the protein MGNMKNNFFNNKYSSPFNKGWYNQKHAHSQANGQTTQTQDLIILENQTRKRS; this is encoded by the coding sequence ATGGGAAATATGAAAAATAACTTTTTTAATAATAAGTATTCAAGTCCTTTTAATAAAGGCTGGTATAACCAAAAACATGCTCATTCACAAGCCAATGGACAAACAACTCAGACCCAGGATTTAATCATCTTAGAAAACCAAACACGTAAACGATCATAG
- a CDS encoding YfhH family protein: MEQEKRYSQMSENELRQEIASLKEKARKAEQLGMINEFAVLERKANMAESYLIDPADFKKGEIYEIKGSPGEYFKIDYLNGVFAWGFRLSGSNVEEALPISLLKDAKVV; encoded by the coding sequence GTGGAACAAGAGAAAAGGTATAGCCAAATGTCAGAAAATGAATTAAGACAGGAAATAGCTTCGTTAAAAGAGAAAGCTAGAAAGGCGGAGCAATTAGGCATGATTAATGAATTTGCCGTATTAGAGAGGAAAGCCAACATGGCTGAATCATATTTAATTGATCCAGCGGATTTTAAAAAAGGAGAAATATATGAAATAAAGGGTTCCCCTGGGGAATATTTTAAAATTGATTATTTAAATGGAGTATTTGCCTGGGGATTCCGCTTGTCAGGCTCTAACGTAGAAGAGGCACTTCCAATATCGTTGCTAAAAGATGCGAAAGTGGTTTAA
- a CDS encoding SDR family oxidoreductase produces MKSVLITGASSGLGKEFALLYSEKGYKIYAHGRSHSKLATLQNKIESSGGQVQIITADLSDRDAASSIFAAVSDTDTVDILINNAGVGYFGPLSTSTSAELEEMVTTNVFAPISLTKEFITQYDQGKIVNIISTAGLRGKVNESLYVASKFALRGFAESMQKELASTNISIVNAYMGGMDTPFWEGSDHIADRSRLRSPREVAQLIVERAESELEIIIESKK; encoded by the coding sequence ATGAAGTCTGTTTTAATAACGGGTGCAAGTTCTGGTCTAGGTAAAGAATTTGCTCTCCTATATAGTGAAAAAGGATATAAAATTTATGCCCATGGTCGTTCCCATTCTAAATTAGCTACGCTGCAAAATAAAATAGAGAGTTCAGGTGGACAAGTCCAAATTATTACGGCTGATTTATCTGACAGAGATGCTGCTTCTAGTATATTTGCAGCTGTATCCGATACAGACACAGTCGATATCCTTATCAATAACGCTGGTGTTGGTTATTTTGGCCCACTTTCTACATCAACATCTGCTGAATTGGAAGAAATGGTCACAACAAACGTTTTTGCACCAATCTCACTCACAAAGGAGTTTATTACTCAATATGACCAGGGGAAAATAGTGAATATCATTTCCACTGCCGGACTACGTGGCAAAGTCAATGAGTCATTGTACGTTGCGAGTAAATTTGCATTAAGAGGCTTTGCGGAAAGCATGCAAAAAGAACTCGCTAGTACAAACATCTCAATTGTCAATGCATATATGGGAGGGATGGATACACCATTTTGGGAAGGAAGCGACCATATTGCTGATCGCTCACGCCTTCGTTCTCCACGAGAAGTAGCACAATTAATTGTAGAGCGAGCAGAGTCAGAATTAGAAATTATTATAGAGTCGAAAAAATAA
- the recX gene encoding recombination regulator RecX — protein MRTITKITTQQKNQDRYNIFINGKYAFSVDENVLISFNLKKGLEIDELLLNEIQFEDDIQKAFHISLVYLSHRMRTEKEVVDHLSKKEIEEEVISETIHKLKHYAYLNDQEFATAFVNTQIATTDKGPKRVSQELSEKGVSPSIIAEVMSLFTKEAELDKAIVIAEKTMKKNSKLSPLQKKQKIDQTLLRKGYAPEISKAVHNQIKVEADEDENWDALYYQGVKAHKRYSTKYEGYEYVQRMKAALYRKGFSLEDIDRLLEQLKND, from the coding sequence GTGCGAACGATAACAAAAATAACGACTCAACAAAAAAATCAAGACCGATACAATATTTTTATCAATGGAAAATACGCATTTAGTGTTGATGAAAATGTTCTTATTTCCTTTAATTTAAAAAAAGGGTTGGAAATTGACGAACTTCTGTTAAATGAAATCCAATTTGAAGACGATATTCAGAAAGCATTTCATATAAGCCTAGTATATTTAAGTCATCGGATGCGGACAGAAAAAGAAGTAGTGGATCATTTAAGTAAAAAAGAAATTGAAGAAGAGGTTATTTCTGAGACTATACATAAGCTGAAACATTATGCCTACCTTAACGATCAAGAGTTTGCAACGGCATTTGTTAATACACAAATTGCGACAACAGATAAGGGGCCAAAGCGTGTTAGCCAGGAGCTGTCTGAAAAGGGAGTGTCTCCTTCAATTATAGCAGAGGTCATGTCCCTTTTTACAAAAGAAGCAGAGCTTGATAAGGCCATTGTTATTGCAGAAAAAACAATGAAAAAAAATAGTAAACTGTCTCCATTACAAAAAAAACAAAAAATTGATCAAACATTATTACGAAAAGGCTATGCACCTGAGATTAGTAAAGCTGTCCACAACCAAATTAAAGTGGAAGCTGATGAGGATGAGAATTGGGATGCCTTATATTATCAAGGGGTAAAGGCACATAAGCGATATAGTACAAAGTATGAAGGGTATGAATATGTTCAAAGAATGAAAGCAGCCCTTTATCGAAAGGGCTTTTCATTAGAGGATATTGATCGCCTATTAGAACAATTAAAAAACGATTAA
- a CDS encoding TIGR01777 family oxidoreductase, whose product MKIAITGGTGFIGKHLVKALLKHEHEVYVLTRHPYEHYDEKVKYIEWLTEGSKPEDLLVGIDAFINLAGEPINNGRWTKKQKEKIIQSRRETTREVLRIMEALPIPPSVFINASAIGYYNASNEMNYTESSTETGTDFLANTVVEWETEASKAEQLPLRVAYARFGIILGQDGGALPRMALPYKFFIGGPVGSGRQWLSWIHIEDVCKAIIFILNHSIKGPVNIVAPNPLQMDEFGHILGQVIQRPHWLPVPSPVMKAVLGEMSTLVLDGQKVIPEVLLKNGFDFSYPTLKPALKDLLQ is encoded by the coding sequence ATGAAGATTGCGATTACTGGCGGTACTGGCTTTATTGGAAAACATTTAGTGAAAGCACTATTAAAGCACGAACATGAAGTTTATGTACTAACACGGCACCCCTATGAACATTACGATGAAAAAGTAAAGTACATAGAATGGTTAACAGAGGGTAGTAAGCCAGAAGACTTATTAGTCGGTATCGATGCATTTATTAATTTAGCAGGTGAACCGATTAATAATGGGCGTTGGACAAAAAAACAAAAAGAAAAGATTATACAATCAAGACGGGAAACAACACGGGAAGTTCTCCGCATCATGGAAGCCCTCCCGATCCCCCCTTCTGTTTTCATCAATGCCAGTGCAATCGGTTATTATAATGCTTCCAATGAAATGAACTATACAGAATCCTCTACAGAAACGGGAACTGATTTTCTCGCCAATACCGTTGTCGAATGGGAAACAGAAGCGAGTAAGGCGGAGCAATTACCTTTAAGAGTTGCTTATGCACGATTTGGCATCATCTTGGGTCAAGATGGGGGAGCTCTCCCCCGAATGGCACTACCATATAAGTTTTTCATTGGAGGTCCTGTCGGTTCAGGAAGACAATGGCTGTCATGGATTCATATCGAAGACGTCTGTAAAGCAATTATTTTTATTTTAAATCATTCCATAAAGGGTCCTGTTAATATTGTGGCTCCAAATCCTCTGCAAATGGATGAATTTGGCCATATTTTAGGACAAGTTATTCAACGTCCACATTGGTTACCTGTACCATCCCCAGTAATGAAAGCTGTACTCGGTGAAATGAGTACACTTGTTTTAGATGGACAAAAAGTAATACCAGAGGTGTTATTAAAAAATGGATTTGACTTTTCGTATCCCACTCTTAAACCTGCACTAAAAGACCTACTTCAGTAA
- a CDS encoding YfhE family protein, which yields MDKKKKRDKTKSTLSSAQEVTYSREFKMADRAGGYAPKKPL from the coding sequence ATGGATAAGAAAAAGAAGAGGGACAAAACCAAATCTACACTTTCAAGTGCTCAAGAGGTAACCTATTCTCGCGAATTTAAAATGGCGGACCGTGCAGGTGGTTATGCACCTAAAAAACCTTTATAG
- a CDS encoding YfhD family protein translates to MGRAHKHKTRDKNKNSLPQVPQNLKTQTYDEEFSGEEASLEAQARANAANQRIQTKRKK, encoded by the coding sequence ATGGGACGTGCACATAAACATAAAACACGTGATAAGAACAAAAATTCATTGCCCCAAGTACCACAAAATTTAAAAACACAAACATATGATGAAGAATTTTCTGGTGAAGAAGCTTCACTAGAGGCCCAAGCAAGAGCAAATGCAGCAAACCAAAGAATACAAACGAAAAGAAAGAAATAA
- a CDS encoding serine hydrolase domain-containing protein: MSRTITKDVFKEITAYSEKTRKEMHASGGALVIIKDNEIVHEWYAGTHHFEKGAKNIDCSSQFNVYSTRVTYVGLAVAIAVYDGYLTLDDKISKYLTELDKEILGETTIRHLLTRCTGLKIQNKEVKRIFDVGTNIEGKRPDLLAKILKKATGKTVNQILTDQVFQPLGWKSTEWATEGKSTLVCDIHSPNSFPSLRIGSNDGDERNLYVSARELAFWGNLHLNKGYIGGKQIIPREVFELATTIQSPISVPSTLPKFGFFWWVKDPNVSCDYDELGTDLPEGSYQILGASGCSCLVIPKLNAVAVRMYNSLYTYENEHLDHIQDIHNFGNLAVSSLTMLSE; the protein is encoded by the coding sequence GTGAGCAGAACCATAACGAAAGATGTTTTTAAAGAGATAACAGCATACTCCGAGAAAACAAGAAAAGAAATGCATGCATCTGGTGGAGCGTTAGTTATTATAAAGGATAATGAGATTGTACATGAGTGGTATGCAGGTACCCACCACTTTGAAAAGGGTGCAAAGAATATTGATTGTTCTTCACAATTTAATGTCTATTCGACTAGAGTAACTTATGTAGGCTTAGCAGTAGCAATAGCTGTTTATGACGGATATTTAACTCTTGATGATAAAATTTCTAAGTATTTAACTGAACTTGATAAAGAAATCTTAGGAGAAACGACTATTAGGCATCTTTTAACAAGATGCACTGGATTAAAAATCCAAAATAAAGAAGTCAAACGAATATTTGATGTAGGAACCAATATTGAAGGGAAGCGCCCTGATTTGTTGGCAAAAATACTTAAAAAAGCTACTGGAAAAACTGTCAATCAAATTCTTACTGATCAAGTATTCCAACCTCTAGGCTGGAAAAGTACAGAATGGGCAACAGAAGGTAAAAGTACTTTAGTATGTGATATCCATTCTCCAAATAGCTTTCCTTCATTAAGAATTGGCTCTAATGATGGAGACGAAAGAAATTTGTATGTAAGTGCAAGAGAGCTGGCTTTTTGGGGGAATTTACATTTAAATAAAGGGTATATTGGTGGGAAACAGATCATTCCTAGAGAGGTTTTTGAGCTTGCTACAACGATTCAAAGCCCTATATCAGTCCCAAGTACATTGCCGAAATTTGGTTTTTTCTGGTGGGTGAAGGATCCAAACGTTTCTTGTGATTATGATGAACTGGGTACAGATTTACCTGAAGGAAGTTATCAAATATTAGGTGCATCAGGTTGTTCTTGCCTTGTTATTCCAAAATTAAATGCTGTTGCTGTAAGAATGTACAATAGTTTATATACATATGAGAATGAGCATCTGGACCACATACAAGATATACATAATTTTGGTAACCTAGCTGTTTCTAGTTTAACTATGCTTTCTGAATAA
- a CDS encoding S4 domain-containing protein, translating into MSLKQINWSLININDVIKEIRHCSTCGKDSTFTDTLIRRHNANGKNIYRYAIFKCERNHTWNKKLETYKSFTDHVRLYESYENSTDDTPICLKSLINSQVDRIEITIDQVIGDFRIDKVLSERFMDISRNNIVRNIKDGWILLNGKNVKPSSRLRCGDRILVNII; encoded by the coding sequence TTGAGTTTAAAGCAGATAAATTGGAGTTTAATAAATATTAATGATGTTATAAAAGAAATTCGTCATTGTTCCACCTGTGGTAAAGATTCAACTTTTACAGACACATTAATTAGACGTCATAATGCTAATGGAAAAAATATTTACCGATACGCAATCTTTAAGTGCGAGAGAAATCATACTTGGAATAAAAAACTTGAAACTTATAAGAGTTTTACCGATCATGTGAGGTTGTATGAGAGTTACGAAAATAGTACTGATGACACTCCAATTTGTTTAAAATCACTTATTAATTCACAGGTTGATCGTATTGAAATTACGATTGATCAAGTAATTGGTGATTTTCGAATTGATAAAGTACTATCAGAAAGATTCATGGATATTAGCAGGAACAATATTGTAAGAAACATAAAAGATGGTTGGATTCTACTGAATGGAAAAAATGTAAAACCGAGTTCAAGATTACGTTGTGGAGACCGAATTTTAGTAAATATTATTTAA
- the htpG gene encoding molecular chaperone HtpG, protein MAKKQFKAESKRLLEMMINSIYSQKEIFLRELISNSSDAIDKIYYKALTDDSLSFDKDSYFIKISANKENGTLKISDTGIGMTKEELENNLGTIAKSGSLSFKKETELKDGHDIIGQFGVGFYSAFMVADVVTVISRALGNDKGYKWESTGTEGYTIEEVDGAPIGTEITLKLKENTEDEQFDEYLEENRLKGIIKKYSDFIRYPIKMDVTKSKPKADDENELEQYQEEDTINSMVPIWKKNKNELTTEDYEQFYTEKHYGFDKPLKHIHISVDGAVRYNAILYIPEKIPFDYYSKEYEKGLELYSNGVLIMDKCADLLPDFYSFVKGMVDSEDLSLNISREILQQDRQLQFIAKNIKNKITNQLKTLLKNEREQYDQFYKEFGRQLKYGVYSDFGANKDLLQDLLMFYSSKEKKLVTLDEYVSRMPEDQKYIYFASGESYERIEKMPQTELVADSGYEILYFNEDIDEFAIRMLTNYKEKEFKSVASGDLGIDTDDKKNDSDENENEYKEIFTFMKNVLTDQVKDVKVSKRLKNHPVCLSTEGEVSIEMEKILNAMPDNQNVKADKILEINVNHEVFTSLKNAYEKDQETLKLYTNLLYNQALLIEGLPIQDPVEFTNNICKVMV, encoded by the coding sequence ATGGCAAAGAAACAATTTAAAGCGGAATCAAAGCGCCTTTTAGAAATGATGATTAATTCCATCTATTCTCAAAAGGAGATTTTTTTACGAGAATTAATTTCGAATTCAAGTGATGCCATTGATAAAATTTACTATAAAGCATTAACAGACGATTCGTTAAGCTTTGACAAGGATAGTTATTTTATTAAAATTAGTGCTAATAAAGAGAATGGTACGCTTAAAATTTCCGATACAGGGATTGGAATGACGAAGGAGGAGCTAGAGAACAACCTCGGGACCATTGCAAAAAGTGGCTCCTTGTCTTTCAAAAAAGAAACGGAATTAAAGGATGGACATGATATTATTGGTCAATTTGGTGTCGGCTTTTATTCAGCGTTTATGGTTGCGGATGTTGTAACAGTAATTAGCCGAGCATTAGGAAATGACAAGGGCTATAAATGGGAATCAACAGGTACGGAAGGGTATACAATTGAAGAAGTAGATGGTGCGCCAATTGGAACAGAAATCACCCTTAAGCTTAAAGAAAATACGGAAGATGAGCAATTTGATGAGTATTTAGAAGAGAATCGCCTAAAAGGTATTATCAAAAAATACTCTGATTTTATTCGCTACCCAATTAAAATGGATGTTACGAAAAGTAAGCCAAAAGCTGACGATGAAAATGAGCTTGAGCAATATCAGGAAGAAGATACCATCAACAGTATGGTACCTATCTGGAAAAAGAATAAAAATGAGCTTACTACGGAAGATTATGAGCAATTCTATACGGAAAAACACTACGGTTTTGATAAGCCTTTAAAGCATATTCATATTAGTGTAGACGGTGCTGTTCGCTATAATGCCATTCTTTATATTCCTGAGAAGATTCCATTTGATTATTACTCCAAAGAGTATGAAAAAGGGCTAGAGCTATATTCAAATGGTGTCCTCATTATGGATAAGTGTGCTGATTTGCTCCCTGACTTTTATAGCTTTGTAAAAGGAATGGTGGATTCGGAAGACTTATCATTAAATATTTCTCGTGAAATTTTACAGCAAGATCGCCAATTACAATTTATTGCAAAAAACATTAAAAATAAAATCACCAATCAGTTAAAAACTCTTTTGAAAAATGAGCGTGAACAGTACGATCAGTTCTATAAGGAATTTGGTCGTCAACTAAAATATGGGGTATATAGTGACTTTGGTGCTAATAAAGACCTTTTACAAGACCTTTTAATGTTTTATTCCTCCAAGGAGAAAAAGCTTGTAACATTAGATGAGTATGTTTCGAGAATGCCTGAAGATCAAAAGTATATTTATTTTGCTTCAGGAGAGTCGTACGAAAGAATTGAGAAAATGCCTCAAACTGAGCTAGTGGCTGATTCTGGCTATGAGATTTTATATTTCAATGAGGATATTGATGAATTTGCGATTCGTATGCTAACGAACTATAAAGAGAAAGAATTTAAGTCGGTAGCTAGCGGAGATTTAGGTATTGATACAGATGATAAGAAAAATGATTCTGATGAAAATGAGAACGAATATAAAGAAATTTTTACTTTTATGAAAAATGTACTAACAGACCAAGTAAAAGATGTAAAAGTATCCAAGAGGCTAAAGAATCACCCTGTCTGTCTATCGACAGAGGGAGAAGTGTCAATCGAAATGGAAAAAATCTTGAATGCAATGCCAGATAATCAAAATGTAAAAGCGGATAAAATTCTTGAGATTAACGTGAACCATGAAGTATTCACATCATTAAAAAATGCTTACGAAAAAGATCAAGAAACATTGAAGCTATATACAAATCTTTTATATAACCAAGCATTACTAATTGAAGGATTACCGATACAGGATCCGGTAGAGTTTACAAATAATATTTGTAAAGTAATGGTGTAA